The Saccopteryx leptura isolate mSacLep1 chromosome 5, mSacLep1_pri_phased_curated, whole genome shotgun sequence nucleotide sequence TCCAAGTGTTTCAAAGGGATGTGTAGGGCATGAGGCAAACGACAAATGTCCACTTCCACTTGAGGCCTGACGTCCAGCAATAGGTGGGGGTACCCAGAATCCAGAAATCGCTTATAGTCGGTGACAGAAACTCGCTCCTCTGGGCTCAGCAACTGCAGGGAGCGGCACTTATCGGTGGCTGAGGAGCCACAGAAGGCTTCATAGTCCTGCAGGTCAGTCACAGTGGGCCGCTCGCCACAAGCTGCACAGTCGGGCCTGCGGCTCCGCAGCTGAATACAGCGAAAACGTCCCCAGAGAGCATCAAAGAGCAGCAAGCTGCCACTGTAAGAGGGGCCCAGACCTGCGGCGATCTTCAGCACTTCCAGGGCCTGCAAGCAGCCCAAGACACCAGTTACAACACCGAGCACCCCGCCATCCGCACAGTTGGTCACCGTCTCCGCTGGAGGCGGTTGGGGGAAGACGCAGCGGTAGCAAGGCCCGCCATCATAGTGGTACACTGTGATCTGGCCCTCAAAGCGCAGGGCGCTGGCGGATACGAGAGGTCGGCCGGCTAGCACACAGGCGTCGTTAACGAGGTAACGAGTGGGCACGTTGTCAGAGCAGTCCGCTACCACGTCATAACGGCGGACTAGGTCCAGAGCCGTGGCTGGCGTAAGGGCCTGAGCGTAGGGAACGCACTCCACAGCGGAATTGAGACAGCGCAGCGAGGCGGCAGCCGAAAAGACCTTGGCCTGGCCGGCTAGCGCCTCGCCGTGCAGCACCTGGCGGGCCAGGTTGCTCATCTCTACCACGTCGTAGTCCACAAGGCCAAGGCGGCCTACACCGGCCGCTGCTAGGTACTGCGCCAGTGGGCAGCCGAGCCCCCCGCAGCCCACCACTAACACGGACGCGGTCGCCAGGCGCAGCTGTCCTTGCATACCGAGCTCAGGCAGCACAAGCTGCCGGCTATAGCGCAGAATCTCGTCTCGGGACAGGGTGGCCTTCGGTGGCAGAGGCGACACCGGAAGCAGCCGCTCTTTTGGCTGTTCCTCCGCCAGAAGAGCTGCTGCCAGTCTCTGCTTCAGGAAACTCAGTTCTTTCTCACGCCGCACAATTTCAGCCTGCAAAGCCAGGACCTCCTCCCTGGCAGCCATGGCGGCCTCTCCCGGAAGTTATCTTGAAGGGCATTTCCGTTTCCGGCTTACCCGTCTCCTAGCGACTGGTGTAAACTGAAAAACTATGGTGCTTTGGaaaagatgataaatagataTGTATTTCCTGAAGCAAACTTCAGAGTCAGCTTGAAAGATTTATAACTTCCGAGGGTTTCCAACAGGACCCTACAGAGGGCCTCAGGAGAACTAGCACTGAACCTCACAGGCCATCCCCGTCTCCCCGAGTTTGACACCGGCCAACGTGTTCCCTTCGCGCCGCGCGTTTACGTTATTCCGCTTCCGACACCCGGCGCAGTTCCGTCATGGCCTCCGGGGGAGCGAGTCGAACCCCTCCGAGGTCTCGTCGGGAGCCGGAGGGGCGCGCCCCGCGACAGGACAAGTATTCGGTGCTATTGCCCACCTACAACGAGCGCGAGAACCTCCCGCTCATCGTGTGGCTGCTGGTGAAAAGCTTCTCGGAGAGGTAGAGTGCCCGGCCGCCCTCCCCAGGGATTGAGATGAGCTGGCCTCCCCGGCCTAGGGGCCGGCAGTTGGCGGCGCGAGGCGGCCCGGCTGGTGAGCAGGCCACCCTGCGAAGGACGCCCAGGAGGATGCCTCTAGGGTTCTCTCCGTGTCTGGGGTTCTCTTTCCTGCCCTTGGGTATTGTGCGACACTCTTTTGTCTTTACTGTACGCTTCCCGATTTCCCCCCTCTCCATCCCCCACGCTTTGTTCTCAGAAGGACACTGGAGGCGAGTCTGCAAGCCTGCCCTCATCCTCGCTCTAGGGAGTGAGGACCCGCGGCAGGAGCCGGGAGTCTAAGCGAGCGCGCGCACTCTCGCCCCCGTGCCGAGCGCTTATGTAAGCTTTAGGTTTGCTGTCTGGGTTAGGGAGCTGCGGCTGGACTGGGCAACCTttaggagagagcagaaaggcaaCTCTGTTGTTCACGGGTGGACGTTTGTGTGGTTAGAACCTGGGGCTTGAAGTTAGAATTTGAAACTGtatgtacctttaaaaaaaaaagacaactggaAAGTCCTGGTATCAGTACGACGTAACTTGTTTTATGATAACACTGATGGGACTATGTTGTAGAAATCTTTGAAGCTCTTTCCATGTCAGCACATACAAATTTAGcaagttattttgaaaattaagtaaTATTCCGTGTGGCTGTGTTATATTTTCTGTAACCTGTTCATGTCAACGAACATAGATGATTGtcagattattttttcctttgctttaccAGCGAGCACAGGGATTTGGTTCACACCACATTTCCcagcatttttaaaagttcttgacATGTAGTGAGTGCTCCTTTTATTAGATTAGTGTTGCAACAGACACAGTTTTGCAGGTAAGTCAGGCAAAGTCTTCGCGGTAATTTTACTAGATGGACAGAGATGTACTTGAAATTGATAGTTATTGCCAAAGTGCTCTCAAAAAAGATTGTGCCAGCTTAAGACTCTCCAGCATTCTTCAGAGTGCCTGTTCGCCCACAACCAGTATTATTAAACTTACATCGTTAGAAATACTAATTGGTGAAAAACATTtatgggtggggttttttttcagctgtaccattttgtttgtttattttatttcatttttcaactacagtttacattcagtattattttgtattagtttctagtgtagtggttaaacaatcataaacattgccatttttattatgtttctctGAGTGAGATAACTATCTTCACATACATAGctcttcaaaatttttattcatctcttttccctttttttttttttaaagactttatttattcattatagagaggggagagagagagagagagaaggggggaggagcaggaagcatcaactcccatatgtaccttgaccaggcaagcccagggttttgaactggcgacctcagcgtttccaggttgacgctttatcctctgcaccaccacaggtcaggccatcttttacctctttttaaattgttgtctttttattttgccttctaCAAGCACTATCCAATTTGGAGAAATTGTCATGTAGCCAATCTTGTTCCTGTTTGTCTTCTGAttatgcagtattttttttattatttacttatttttatttaatttattgtgtttacatagattctagtgttgccccgaatgcacccctctcccctgtattcccctcaacatctcccttgccccctccccacagcgctctcccccttcccttcaggtttatcccatcctatcatccctttccctctgtcctcttttcctctggtccctttgatccctcctctgtctcatttccattcctcagttcacattgtttcttggattcctcaaatgagtgaggtcatatgatatttttctttctctgcctagcttatttcacttaacataatagtttctaggtccatcatgatgttgcaaaaggtaacatttcctttttcatggccccatagtattccattgtgtatatgtaccacagttttaatccactcgtccactgatggacacttgggctgtttccacatcttccatattgtgaacaatgctgccataaacatggaggtgcattttttttttgagacagtgattatgtaatatttttgctttaagtATTATGTAGTACAGTTTATCTCTGAGtggaatttttaaatgaaaatgaagtttAATGAAGGAAACAACTATTTTCTTGTCAAATGCAGTCAAATTACCTAATGTCTGCACAAACTTGATTCCTCAGGTGGTGGTGTGGATGCTTTGAAGTGGGGGAGAGAAGTGATTTTGCTTATGACTGACTCCATCTGCTTATGAAGTGTATCTCTTTCAGCACATCAACTAGAATTAGCATCTTACATGTGTTGGCTTGTAGAGAACAAGCCCAAATTGCGCAGTGGGAAACTGAAGTCATCATAGATAGGTGGTTTTGCTTTCTGACAATGggctgactttctttttttcttttttttagtgagagagagacagagacagacaggaagggagagcgatgagaagcatcaactcatagttgcagcactttagttgttcattgattgcttgttcatatatgccttgactggggggctccagtcaagccaatgaccccttgctcaagccagcaaccttgggcttcaaaccagagacctttggggtcaagccagataacatggggtcttgtctatgaacccacactcaaatgggcgaccccatgctcaagccagcaacctttgggtttagaacctgggatgCTCCccgggtcagtgctctatccactgtgccaccacctggtcaagctgggcTGACATCCTAAGCATTTAACAGTGGGATGTTTTCTGGTTGACTTCCTTGCATGTTTCCTAAAATAGGACCAAGAAGAAACGATGTTGTGTGTGTTTGCCtgtgcttccttttctttcccctcagATTTCCTAATAAAGTTAacaaaacaatgtattttaaagGGGGTAGGGACAGACATGATAGTGATCTCATGTACATCTGAGTATTATGTTGGCTTGTTTTTAGATTAGAGACTATCCCGTATAGACAGTGAAGAGCAGCAGAAAGATGTTAATTTTGAACCATATTAAAATCTTTTGTAATTCTGTGCTATTTTTATTTGATAGTGTGGGATAATGGGTACAACTATTTGAAAAAGTGGTGTAAAAGATTATGTCACCATTCTGAAGTGGGTTTTTTAAGGGTGAAATTAAATTGGATTTATTCCTGTTTATGTTCTTTAAACATAAGAacataaataaacataaacattATGTTCATTtgagattaaattaaaaagaataatcagCTACTCACTTTgcattgtcttttatttatttattttttaagattttatttattgattttagaggtggGGGGgccgcaggaagcatcaactcatagtaatttcttttcatgtgtgccttaaccgggcaagcctggggttttcaacccaaaacctcagcattccaggtcgatgctctgtctattgcaccaccacagatcaggcaacttgtctttttaaattaataatataattaacatttaataGTTAGGTTCCACAGTTCTATTTCCAAGTATATAAAACTTCATATAACAtcttatatacaatatatatgtataaacactgatatttttttaattgaagagtATGTTTTCTGTATGAGATTATTTTAACATCTTAGGACTTTATAATAGCATTTTTCAGCAACCTGCTTAGTTGGTTGTGAAGCACTGAATACTTGAAATTTCATTTGATAATTGaagttttctttagtaaataaattTCCACTACTGGTTAAGaattagtcattttaaaattattttttaaatttgagaataCTGCATTCAAAcaatacaaattattattttttattttagtggatTCAACTATGAAATTATAATCATAGATGATGGCAGCCCAGATGGAACAAGGGATGTTGCTGAACAGTTGGAGAAGATTTATGGGTCAGACAAAATTGTAAGTCATGTCAATATTTTTCTGACTTAAGAGTTGTGTTTTTTGTAGAAGAAAGGTGAGAGATGAACTATGCTTAAATTCAATGTTTGTGTAGACGCTGAAAAAACAGTGACTTACACACTTGGAGTTTAGATGCATTTTCATTGTGTGTAAGGTTTTGCATCTTTTTGATATGTTGGGTCAGTAgttttacagcaaaatagtgagTCTGTTTTTATGACTGATTTTGCAGTTACATTTTCGTGAAGGACAAAGTTAAAGCATGATATTAAGTTGACAAGGAATATTATAGAACTATGTTGCAGTTAGTAATGTGTGTCTTGATCTTCCTTGCTCCCTTTCTCTAGGTGTGCTCATACTTCCAGTAGAGAAAAGGCTCATAGCTGAGAAAGGTGACTGTTTTCATGTGAAACAGGAGTAGTTTTTTAGAGCActtgggatttttatttttaattgtagaaTAGTCTTGTGGGAATATAGATTGACTTTGTGAGTCTTAAACTTGAGGTTTTCCCACTGTACCTTGAAGCCTATTCTTCTGAGTGAGTAACTTAGATGTAGAGTTCATTTTGTAAtgggtttataatttttatatttggtcaCTGGtttggattttaaaatgtttgggcATACTTAGTAAGCCTGACACTGGATAATTCTTGGGCCAAAGCATACAATTAAGTCCAGCTTTAATTAGAAAACATATTGTAGGCATTGGGTATTGTCATTTATATAGACCAGTTTTTCAATCttagcactattgacatttgggacCCAACAATTCTTTTCTTTGAGAGGCTGGCCTATTATGTTTTAGAATGTTTGGCATCATCCCTGGTCTCTagccactagatgccagtagctaCCTCCCTTCCCACTGTGGAAACCAAAAACATCTCAGGATAGTGTTGGATGTC carries:
- the MOCS3 gene encoding adenylyltransferase and sulfurtransferase MOCS3 encodes the protein MAAREEVLALQAEIVRREKELSFLKQRLAAALLAEEQPKERLLPVSPLPPKATLSRDEILRYSRQLVLPELGMQGQLRLATASVLVVGCGGLGCPLAQYLAAAGVGRLGLVDYDVVEMSNLARQVLHGEALAGQAKVFSAAASLRCLNSAVECVPYAQALTPATALDLVRRYDVVADCSDNVPTRYLVNDACVLAGRPLVSASALRFEGQITVYHYDGGPCYRCVFPQPPPAETVTNCADGGVLGVVTGVLGCLQALEVLKIAAGLGPSYSGSLLLFDALWGRFRCIQLRSRRPDCAACGERPTVTDLQDYEAFCGSSATDKCRSLQLLSPEERVSVTDYKRFLDSGYPHLLLDVRPQVEVDICRLPHALHIPLKHLERRDAESLKLLGEAIQKGKQGTQEGAALPIYVICKLGNDSQKAVKILQTLTDISELDSLTVQDVVGGLMAWAAKIDGTFPQY